In Nitrospira sp., a single genomic region encodes these proteins:
- the thiS gene encoding sulfur carrier protein ThiS, whose product MTGSIRIRVNGEPRGFQSGGTVGDLLRELAITTERVAVELNLEILDRAEFDRRGLQEGDRIEILGFIGGGTETAGADSSIDVHMEKGGGHV is encoded by the coding sequence ATGACCGGGTCGATCCGAATCCGTGTGAACGGGGAGCCGCGGGGTTTCCAGTCCGGCGGGACCGTCGGCGACTTGCTGCGCGAGCTCGCCATCACGACCGAACGGGTCGCCGTGGAACTCAACCTGGAAATCCTGGATCGGGCGGAGTTCGATCGGCGGGGCCTTCAAGAAGGAGATCGGATCGAAATTCTGGGCTTTATCGGGGGTGGCACCGAGACTGCCGGAGCCGATTCCTCTATAGATGTACATATGGAGAAGGGCGGTGGCCATGTATGA
- a CDS encoding S41 family peptidase encodes MERHPRRRFWLLSPVIGLALVFGVVIGKGWERTGHATETYEELKTFSEVLTQVQKNYVDETKVKDLVQGAIRGMLSTLDPHSAYMTPEMYKEMQVETKGEFGGVGIQIGVKENRLAVIAPIEGTPAFRAGIKAGDYITKVNEETTKDLTLMDAVQKMRGPKGTKVNLTIQRDGTTDPLQFTLVRDTIKIESVKSKVMDNIGYVRLTQFQEATGRDLGRVLKQFKEQKLQSTILDLRNNPGGLLTAAVEVSEQFLPNGKLVVYTKGRESKKDEWFAKGKDQMEDAPMIILVNEGSASASEIVAGALQDYGRAVIVGTTSFGKGSVQTILPLGDGSGLRLTTAKYYTPKGRSIQSTGITPDIVVKPQAPTTVAKADAKPGEKDADTKAKPGVASGKEQPSAVGKAEEAATKNGNVPAAAPPPDGLGDLALEQDVQLQKAVEMLKTWKIFKELRPS; translated from the coding sequence ATGGAACGGCATCCACGGCGGCGATTCTGGCTGTTGAGTCCGGTAATCGGTCTGGCTCTGGTCTTTGGAGTGGTGATCGGCAAGGGGTGGGAGCGCACCGGTCACGCCACCGAGACGTACGAGGAGTTGAAGACCTTCTCCGAGGTTCTCACCCAGGTCCAAAAAAATTACGTCGACGAAACCAAAGTGAAGGATCTCGTTCAGGGCGCGATCCGCGGGATGCTCTCCACGCTCGATCCCCATTCCGCCTACATGACGCCCGAGATGTACAAGGAGATGCAGGTCGAGACGAAAGGGGAGTTCGGGGGCGTCGGCATTCAGATCGGGGTGAAGGAAAACCGGCTGGCGGTCATCGCGCCGATCGAAGGCACACCGGCCTTCCGCGCGGGGATCAAGGCGGGCGACTACATCACGAAGGTCAACGAAGAGACGACTAAGGACCTCACGCTGATGGACGCGGTCCAGAAGATGCGCGGCCCCAAGGGCACCAAGGTCAATCTCACGATTCAACGGGACGGCACGACAGATCCGCTCCAGTTCACGCTCGTGCGGGACACGATCAAGATCGAGAGCGTCAAGTCGAAGGTGATGGACAACATCGGCTACGTGAGGCTCACGCAATTCCAAGAGGCCACCGGACGGGATCTCGGTCGAGTGCTCAAGCAGTTCAAAGAGCAAAAGCTGCAGTCCACGATCCTTGATCTCCGGAACAACCCCGGGGGGCTCCTGACGGCGGCCGTGGAGGTGTCGGAGCAGTTCCTGCCGAACGGCAAGCTCGTGGTCTATACAAAGGGCCGTGAGAGCAAGAAGGACGAGTGGTTCGCCAAGGGAAAGGATCAGATGGAAGATGCGCCGATGATCATCCTGGTCAACGAGGGATCGGCGAGCGCCTCGGAGATCGTGGCCGGGGCGCTACAAGATTACGGACGCGCCGTGATCGTGGGCACGACGTCCTTCGGCAAGGGATCGGTGCAGACGATTCTCCCCCTGGGCGACGGATCCGGCCTGCGCTTGACCACCGCCAAGTACTACACGCCGAAGGGGCGGTCGATCCAATCCACCGGCATCACGCCGGACATCGTCGTGAAGCCCCAGGCGCCGACCACGGTGGCGAAGGCCGATGCCAAACCGGGAGAAAAGGACGCCGACACCAAGGCCAAACCCGGCGTCGCATCGGGGAAGGAGCAGCCCTCAGCGGTTGGAAAGGCCGAGGAGGCGGCGACCAAGAACGGAAACGTCCCGGCTGCGGCCCCGCCGCCCGATGGGTTGGGTGACCTGGCGCTGGAGCAGGACGTTCAGCTGCAGAAGGCGGTGGAGATGCTCAAGACCTGGAAGATCTTCAAGGAGCTGCGTCCGTCGTAG
- the ftsE gene encoding cell division ATP-binding protein FtsE, with protein sequence MIELIRVSKQYDRRPALSNVTLEIEKGEFVLLMGASGAGKSTLLRMLIGAERPDDGQVFVYGKNVTALKQRDIPYLRRKVGTVFQDFRLLAKKTVFDNVALPLLVQGVSAQDIRRKVTEALRAVGVEHKRDQLPVVLSTGEQQRVCIARAIVNGPVVLLADEPTGNLDPGLTAEIIELFKLINARGTTVVVATHDPQVMAQVNRRVITLSHGTLAPEQWVPA encoded by the coding sequence ATGATCGAACTAATCCGCGTGTCCAAGCAATACGACCGGCGGCCGGCCCTGTCGAACGTCACCCTGGAAATCGAGAAAGGCGAATTCGTGCTGCTGATGGGGGCCAGCGGCGCCGGGAAATCCACCCTGCTGCGGATGCTGATCGGGGCCGAACGGCCGGACGACGGGCAGGTGTTCGTATACGGCAAGAACGTGACCGCCTTGAAGCAGCGGGACATTCCCTACCTGCGGCGCAAGGTGGGCACCGTGTTCCAGGATTTTCGCCTGCTGGCGAAGAAGACGGTGTTCGACAACGTCGCCCTTCCGCTGCTGGTGCAGGGTGTCTCCGCTCAGGACATCCGGCGTAAGGTCACCGAAGCGTTGCGCGCCGTCGGGGTCGAGCACAAGCGGGATCAGTTGCCGGTGGTCCTGTCCACCGGAGAGCAGCAGCGCGTCTGCATCGCCCGAGCTATCGTCAACGGTCCGGTGGTGCTCCTGGCGGACGAACCGACCGGCAATCTCGACCCGGGCCTTACGGCCGAGATTATCGAGCTCTTCAAGCTGATCAACGCCCGCGGCACCACCGTGGTGGTGGCGACGCATGATCCCCAGGTCATGGCGCAGGTCAACCGGCGGGTGATCACCCTGTCCCACGGAACGCTCGCGCCGGAACAGTGGGTGCCGGCATGA
- a CDS encoding thiazole synthase gives MYDDRLVIAGREFKSRLWVGTGKYKDFAETKKAIEVSGADVVTVAVRRVNITDRSKENLLDYIDPKKYIILPNTAGCYTVEDAVRYARLARAAGVSDLIKLEVLGDEKTLFPDTVGLLEAAKILVKEGFIVLPYTNDDPIVAKKLVDIGCPAVMPLAAPIGSGLGIRNPYNLKIIMETVKVPIVVDAGVGTASDAALAMEYGADAVLMNTAIAGAQDPIAMAEAMRYAVHAGRLAYKAGRIPRKLYATASSPIEGML, from the coding sequence ATGTATGACGATCGCTTGGTGATTGCGGGCCGCGAGTTCAAGTCGCGGCTGTGGGTCGGAACGGGCAAGTACAAGGATTTCGCAGAAACCAAAAAGGCCATCGAAGTGTCCGGAGCCGACGTCGTCACGGTGGCCGTTCGCCGGGTCAACATCACGGATCGATCCAAGGAAAATCTGCTCGACTACATCGATCCGAAAAAGTACATCATCCTTCCGAACACCGCCGGCTGCTACACGGTCGAGGACGCGGTGCGTTATGCCAGGCTTGCGCGAGCCGCGGGCGTCTCCGATTTGATCAAGCTGGAAGTCCTGGGCGATGAGAAGACCCTCTTCCCCGACACGGTGGGCCTGCTCGAGGCCGCGAAGATTCTGGTCAAGGAGGGCTTCATCGTGCTGCCCTACACGAACGACGATCCGATCGTCGCCAAGAAGCTGGTCGATATCGGTTGCCCGGCGGTCATGCCCTTGGCCGCGCCGATCGGCTCCGGGCTGGGCATCCGCAATCCCTACAATCTCAAGATCATCATGGAGACGGTCAAGGTGCCGATCGTCGTGGACGCCGGCGTCGGGACTGCGTCCGATGCCGCGCTGGCCATGGAGTACGGGGCCGACGCCGTGCTGATGAATACCGCGATCGCCGGAGCCCAGGATCCGATCGCCATGGCGGAAGCGATGCGATACGCGGTGCATGCGGGGCGGCTCGCCTACAAGGCCGGACGCATTCCGCGCAAGCTCTATGCGACGGCGAGCAGCCCGATCGAAGGCATGCTCTGA
- a CDS encoding helix-hairpin-helix domain-containing protein: protein MGAMQIPLNNQRIVATFRAMADLLASRRANPYRVRAYRRAADSILSLEEDLASVARRQALEEIDGIGRELAEKIEEFLRTGTVKSYESLKTPLPEPVREWATLPGLSDSLVTYLYTRLSITTLEDLERLVRSHMLRTVPGFTGPEDVLLNAIASLRSRTQTTTDAAP from the coding sequence ATGGGAGCCATGCAGATTCCTCTCAATAATCAGCGGATTGTCGCGACCTTTCGCGCCATGGCCGACCTGTTGGCCAGCCGGCGGGCGAACCCCTACCGCGTCCGGGCTTACCGGCGGGCCGCCGACTCGATCCTCAGTCTGGAGGAAGACCTGGCATCGGTCGCCCGGCGGCAGGCGCTGGAAGAGATCGACGGAATCGGGCGGGAGTTGGCGGAAAAGATCGAGGAATTCCTTCGGACGGGGACCGTCAAGTCCTACGAATCGCTGAAGACGCCCCTCCCCGAGCCGGTCAGGGAGTGGGCGACCCTGCCAGGCCTCTCGGACTCGCTCGTCACTTACCTCTACACCCGCCTGAGCATCACGACCCTTGAGGATCTCGAACGGCTGGTGCGCTCCCACATGCTACGCACGGTTCCGGGCTTCACCGGACCGGAAGACGTGCTCTTGAACGCGATCGCCTCGCTCCGCTCGCGCACACAGACTACGACGGACGCAGCTCCTTGA
- the thiE gene encoding thiamine phosphate synthase: protein MSRFDARLLLVTDRHQTGGRPLRAVVKQALRGGVTAVQVRERDLSTIALLALARAVRSLAAPASCRLLINDRVDLALAMEHTGVHLRSDSLPVAAARRLLGSDRLIGASAHSGEEVLRAESEGADYVVFGPLYATLSKVSFGPPLGLRELEKICARVRVPVLGIGGITAERARDVRRAGAFGVAVIAAILSAPDVERAARELVDAAS from the coding sequence ATGTCTCGCTTCGATGCTCGTCTGCTTCTCGTCACGGACCGACACCAGACCGGTGGACGGCCCCTGCGCGCGGTGGTAAAGCAGGCGCTGCGCGGCGGCGTTACCGCGGTCCAGGTGCGCGAACGTGACCTCTCCACGATCGCCCTGCTGGCCCTCGCGCGCGCGGTGCGGAGCCTCGCCGCCCCGGCGAGCTGCCGCCTACTGATCAACGATCGTGTCGATCTCGCCCTCGCGATGGAGCACACGGGTGTCCATCTGCGCAGCGACAGCCTGCCGGTCGCCGCGGCGCGACGGCTGCTCGGGAGCGATCGTCTCATCGGCGCCTCCGCGCATTCCGGCGAGGAAGTGCTGCGCGCGGAATCGGAGGGAGCGGACTACGTCGTTTTCGGCCCTCTCTATGCGACCCTGTCGAAAGTCTCGTTCGGTCCTCCATTGGGTCTGCGCGAACTGGAGAAAATCTGCGCGCGGGTCCGTGTCCCGGTTCTCGGCATCGGCGGCATCACCGCCGAACGCGCGCGCGACGTTCGGCGGGCCGGCGCATTCGGCGTTGCGGTGATCGCAGCGATTCTCTCGGCGCCTGACGTCGAACGAGCCGCGCGTGAGTTGGTCGATGCGGCGTCGTGA
- the ftsX gene encoding permease-like cell division protein FtsX, whose amino-acid sequence MRTLYYLLREAWVNLRTNRTTTMVAILTTAFTLACVGVFLLLYVNLRAAAGWLQEDIKIMVYLGDQLTADAQAELERQLRGDHAVAAIHFVSKEQALGEFKDQFPAESHLLEGLGQNPLPASFVVTLGPAFRSLDAVKRWSARVQGMPGVAKVDYNQDWIDALAMVIRSIELVAIGIGVILSAAAVTIIANTIRLTLLARRDEIAILRLIGATTGFIRIPYLLEGAVLGGLGSAISLLMLKFLYELFRQEMRTTGTLSGLDNLLAFFPLPLCLALIAVGMALGCAGSFVSLRRFDEAKA is encoded by the coding sequence ATGAGAACGCTTTATTATCTTCTGCGGGAAGCCTGGGTCAACTTGCGAACCAATCGCACTACGACCATGGTGGCGATCCTGACCACCGCATTCACCCTGGCCTGCGTCGGCGTGTTTCTGCTCCTGTACGTGAATCTGCGCGCGGCGGCCGGCTGGCTCCAGGAAGACATCAAGATCATGGTGTACCTCGGGGATCAGCTCACGGCCGATGCACAGGCCGAGCTCGAGCGGCAATTGCGCGGCGACCATGCCGTGGCGGCCATCCATTTCGTCTCGAAGGAGCAGGCTCTCGGTGAATTCAAGGATCAGTTTCCTGCGGAGTCCCATCTGCTGGAAGGCCTGGGGCAGAATCCTCTTCCGGCGTCCTTCGTCGTGACGCTCGGGCCTGCCTTTCGATCACTGGATGCCGTGAAACGCTGGTCGGCGCGCGTGCAAGGGATGCCAGGTGTTGCCAAGGTGGATTACAACCAGGATTGGATCGACGCGCTGGCCATGGTGATCCGCTCCATCGAGCTGGTCGCCATCGGCATCGGGGTCATCCTCTCCGCGGCGGCGGTGACGATCATTGCCAACACCATCCGGTTGACCTTGCTGGCGCGGCGGGATGAAATCGCCATCCTGCGGCTGATCGGCGCGACCACCGGCTTCATTCGCATTCCCTATCTGCTGGAAGGGGCCGTGCTCGGCGGCCTGGGAAGCGCGATCTCCCTGCTCATGCTCAAGTTCCTCTACGAGCTGTTTCGACAGGAGATGCGGACGACCGGGACACTCAGCGGGCTGGACAATCTGCTGGCGTTCTTCCCGCTCCCGCTGTGTTTGGCGCTGATTGCCGTAGGTATGGCGCTCGGGTGCGCCGGAAGCTTCGTCTCGCTTCGACGGTTCGACGAGGCCAAGGCATGA
- a CDS encoding YraN family protein, which produces MGVSSSVRILDPRRRFGQEGEAAAEAFLIRRGYRIIARNLRSSVGELDLVAEDGPTLVFVEVKARRTGQFGGALYAVHERKQRKLIRLAAQFLARHHWSRRSCRFDVVLLQESGPGPARIEHICNAFEVPGDDLRW; this is translated from the coding sequence ATGGGGGTGAGCAGTTCAGTGAGAATCCTTGACCCCAGACGACGCTTTGGGCAAGAAGGAGAAGCGGCGGCGGAGGCTTTTTTGATCCGCAGAGGCTACCGGATCATCGCGAGAAATCTGCGCTCTTCTGTGGGTGAACTGGATTTGGTCGCCGAAGACGGACCAACACTGGTATTCGTGGAGGTTAAGGCGCGTCGGACCGGGCAGTTCGGCGGAGCCCTCTATGCCGTGCACGAACGAAAACAGCGGAAACTGATCCGCCTGGCCGCGCAATTTCTCGCGCGGCATCATTGGAGCCGCCGGTCCTGCCGGTTCGACGTCGTGCTGCTGCAGGAATCAGGACCCGGCCCGGCCCGAATCGAGCATATCTGCAACGCCTTCGAAGTCCCAGGGGACGATCTCCGCTGGTAA
- a CDS encoding peptidoglycan DD-metalloendopeptidase family protein: MRNRRAGLRLIGCLVLSLGTPSLVSSDAIGDKIEKERKMLEQLKDQIEEKRKQADEAGKKRDSLLQGLQTLDERLVRVRHANQDVSRKLRKKDQEIESINQQIAKLQGSIRQRQDAILARLRVQYMEGRFGYWKTLLASDSYGDFQRRLQYLSAVSERDYALVETFKSDVDNMEEAERQREAARTGMRAYKQSTEKQLHEMNSVKKEKKLYLTKITQEKESSERALQELEKSAARIDSLLRELEQRRRAALARPPAAGSLHRGVKGTLPWPVEGSVMSYFGRQKHPTFNTYVQRKGIEIRATEGSLIHAVMQGTVVYADWLKGYGLVIILDHANGFFSLYAHASKILTTVGAQVTANQAIGETGDTGMTKENTLYFELREGADPVDPLQWLTKR; this comes from the coding sequence ATGAGAAACCGCAGGGCGGGGCTCCGGCTTATCGGCTGCCTGGTGCTGTCGTTGGGGACGCCGTCCCTGGTCTCGTCCGACGCGATCGGCGACAAGATCGAAAAAGAGCGCAAAATGCTCGAACAGCTGAAGGACCAGATCGAGGAAAAGCGGAAACAGGCGGATGAGGCGGGCAAGAAGCGTGACTCGCTGCTGCAGGGCCTGCAGACCCTCGATGAACGGCTCGTGCGCGTCCGACATGCGAATCAGGATGTCAGCCGCAAGCTCCGCAAGAAGGACCAGGAGATCGAATCCATCAACCAACAGATCGCCAAGTTGCAGGGGAGCATTCGCCAGCGGCAGGACGCGATCCTGGCGCGCCTGCGTGTGCAATACATGGAAGGACGGTTCGGCTACTGGAAGACGCTGCTGGCCTCCGATTCGTACGGCGATTTTCAGCGCCGGCTCCAGTACCTATCCGCCGTCTCCGAACGGGATTACGCGCTCGTCGAAACCTTCAAGTCCGATGTGGACAATATGGAGGAAGCCGAGCGGCAACGGGAAGCGGCCCGGACCGGCATGCGGGCCTACAAGCAGAGCACCGAAAAGCAGCTGCACGAGATGAACTCGGTCAAGAAGGAGAAAAAGCTCTATCTTACGAAGATTACGCAGGAAAAGGAATCGTCGGAACGGGCGCTTCAGGAGCTGGAAAAGTCGGCGGCGCGGATCGACAGCCTGCTGCGCGAATTAGAGCAGCGGCGGCGCGCAGCCTTGGCCAGACCTCCGGCGGCCGGCTCCCTGCATCGCGGGGTCAAGGGCACGCTCCCCTGGCCGGTGGAGGGCAGCGTGATGTCCTACTTCGGGCGCCAGAAGCACCCGACCTTCAACACCTACGTCCAGCGGAAGGGGATCGAGATCCGCGCGACCGAGGGGAGCCTCATCCACGCCGTCATGCAGGGGACGGTCGTCTATGCGGACTGGTTGAAAGGCTACGGACTCGTTATAATCCTCGATCATGCCAATGGGTTCTTTTCGCTGTATGCGCACGCTTCGAAAATCTTGACGACAGTGGGCGCGCAGGTGACGGCGAATCAGGCCATCGGCGAGACCGGAGATACGGGCATGACGAAGGAAAATACTTTATACTTCGAGCTACGGGAAGGGGCCGACCCGGTCGATCCGCTGCAATGGTTGACGAAACGGTAG
- the arc gene encoding proteasome ATPase codes for MHRNDEPSREAEKLRVQIQSMEEEIRRLYQSRYQLDQATKQNEKLVVTLQEAKAQIEALRAEVEKLTAPPSTYAIFSSLNKDGTGNVYVSGRKMKVSLHPSVNGKTLRKGQELILNEALNVIEVKGFDVQGEVVRLKDLLEGNRALVTLHFDEEKVAELGDPLLLARLSVGDHLLYDPRSGCVIEKLPKSEAEELVLEEVPDVDYARIGGLQRELEQVRDAVELPFLHPELFAEFHLSAPKGVLLYGPPGCGKTLIAKAVANSIAKKLGHLTGKEVRSYFLHVKGPELLNKYVGESERQVREVFKKAKERAADGNPVIVFFDEMDALFRTRGTGISSDIESTIVPQFLSEIDGVESLRNVIVIGASNRQDLIDPAVLRAGRLDVKVKVGRPEIAAAKDIFSKYLSTDLPFAEDELKRHGGDAKGLVEHLTQITVDAMYATSEENKFIEVTYANGEKEILYFKDFASGALIEGIVSRAKKYAVKRAIAQEGRGLRSEDLIRAIREEFKEHEDLPNTTNPDDWAKVAGKKGEKIVHIRTISGAPTDSRQIETVTTGHYL; via the coding sequence ATGCACCGGAATGATGAGCCGTCCCGCGAAGCTGAGAAGCTTCGAGTCCAGATCCAGTCGATGGAGGAAGAAATCCGCCGACTGTATCAATCCCGCTACCAACTCGATCAAGCCACCAAGCAAAACGAAAAGCTCGTCGTCACGCTGCAGGAAGCCAAGGCACAGATCGAAGCCTTGCGTGCCGAAGTCGAAAAGCTGACCGCGCCGCCCTCGACCTACGCCATCTTTTCCAGCCTCAATAAGGACGGAACCGGCAACGTCTATGTGTCGGGCCGCAAGATGAAGGTCAGTCTCCATCCCTCCGTGAACGGGAAGACCTTGCGGAAGGGACAGGAGCTGATCCTCAACGAAGCCCTCAACGTCATCGAGGTCAAGGGCTTCGACGTGCAGGGCGAGGTGGTACGGCTCAAGGATCTGCTCGAGGGGAACCGGGCGCTCGTCACGCTGCACTTCGACGAAGAGAAAGTCGCGGAGTTGGGCGATCCGCTTCTGCTGGCGCGGCTCAGTGTCGGCGACCACCTGCTCTATGATCCCCGGTCCGGCTGCGTCATCGAGAAGCTGCCCAAGTCGGAAGCGGAGGAACTCGTTCTCGAAGAAGTGCCGGATGTGGATTACGCCCGTATCGGCGGACTCCAGCGTGAATTGGAGCAAGTGCGTGATGCTGTCGAGCTGCCCTTCCTGCATCCCGAGCTGTTCGCGGAGTTCCATCTCAGCGCGCCCAAAGGCGTGCTCTTGTACGGGCCTCCCGGTTGCGGCAAGACGCTGATCGCCAAGGCGGTCGCCAATTCCATCGCCAAGAAACTCGGGCATCTCACCGGCAAGGAAGTCCGGAGCTACTTCCTCCATGTGAAGGGCCCCGAGTTGCTCAATAAGTACGTCGGAGAATCCGAACGGCAGGTGCGGGAGGTGTTCAAGAAGGCCAAGGAGCGAGCCGCCGACGGCAATCCGGTCATCGTCTTTTTCGACGAGATGGACGCCCTGTTCCGCACGCGCGGCACGGGGATTTCGTCCGACATCGAATCGACGATCGTGCCGCAGTTCCTCTCCGAGATCGACGGCGTCGAGAGCCTGCGCAACGTGATCGTGATCGGAGCCAGCAACCGCCAGGATCTCATCGACCCCGCGGTGCTGCGCGCAGGCCGGTTGGACGTGAAGGTGAAGGTCGGCCGGCCGGAGATCGCCGCCGCCAAGGACATCTTCTCCAAATACCTCTCCACGGATCTGCCGTTCGCGGAAGACGAACTCAAGCGGCACGGCGGCGACGCCAAGGGCCTGGTCGAGCATCTGACACAGATCACCGTGGACGCGATGTATGCGACGTCGGAGGAGAACAAGTTCATCGAAGTCACCTACGCCAACGGGGAGAAAGAAATTCTCTACTTCAAGGATTTCGCCAGCGGGGCGCTCATCGAGGGCATCGTGTCGCGCGCGAAGAAGTACGCGGTCAAGCGGGCGATTGCTCAGGAAGGGCGGGGGCTCAGATCCGAAGACCTCATCCGGGCCATCAGGGAAGAGTTCAAAGAGCACGAGGATCTGCCCAACACGACCAATCCCGACGACTGGGCCAAGGTGGCCGGGAAAAAAGGCGAGAAGATCGTCCATATCCGGACGATCAGCGGGGCCCCGACCGATTCACGTCAGATAGAGACGGTCACCACGGGCCACTATCTGTAA
- the dop gene encoding depupylase/deamidase Dop produces the protein MADAPSTPRVLGTETEFGIASRDAGLADPITNSLAVIGHYPGLSVPHAVWDYEHENPLLDARGFEVDGERERPNPDYNRQLNKVLANGGRLYVDGAHPEYSTPECTNPREVVAFERVAERILAQCLDAMTKARGREQIVLYKNNSDGKGNSYGYHENYLVSRSVPFERLVQALAPFFVSRLIFAGAGKVGAENQTGPVDYQISQRADFFECLVDLNTMVKRPIVNSRDEPHCEYSKYRRLHVIVGDANMAELSTYLKIGTMAIVLDLVEAGATLPKIELEDPVRAIKQVSRDLTIRETLRLAGGQATTALAIQRGYLKAAMDFYACHDLPQVTKDVLVRWEEVLDKLERDPRSLVRELDWVAKRHLMESYMERKGCGWSDPRIRLMDLQYHDVRPDKGLYYTLERSHMIERIVQDVEISRAEFMPPSGTRAYFRGRCVGKYADSIYGASWTSVLFDVGNTTIKKVPLMDPLRGTEALTAELIEQSDSAEALLAKLKA, from the coding sequence ATGGCGGACGCTCCTTCGACACCGCGGGTGCTGGGTACGGAGACGGAATTCGGCATCGCTTCGCGCGATGCCGGCTTGGCGGATCCCATCACCAACTCGCTCGCCGTCATCGGCCATTATCCCGGGCTGTCGGTGCCGCACGCGGTCTGGGACTATGAGCACGAAAATCCCCTGCTCGACGCCCGCGGCTTCGAAGTGGACGGAGAGCGGGAGCGACCGAATCCCGACTACAACCGACAGCTGAACAAGGTATTGGCCAACGGCGGGCGTCTCTACGTCGATGGGGCGCACCCCGAATACTCCACGCCGGAATGCACGAATCCCCGCGAGGTCGTGGCCTTCGAACGGGTGGCCGAACGGATTCTCGCCCAGTGCCTCGACGCGATGACCAAGGCGCGGGGCCGCGAGCAGATCGTCCTGTACAAGAACAACTCCGACGGTAAGGGGAACAGCTACGGCTACCACGAAAATTATCTCGTGTCCCGGTCCGTTCCTTTTGAACGGCTCGTGCAGGCGCTTGCGCCGTTCTTCGTGAGCCGTCTCATTTTCGCCGGCGCGGGCAAGGTCGGAGCGGAGAACCAGACCGGCCCGGTGGACTACCAGATTTCTCAGCGGGCCGATTTCTTCGAATGTTTGGTCGATCTGAACACGATGGTGAAGCGTCCCATCGTCAACTCGCGCGACGAGCCCCATTGCGAATACTCCAAGTATCGACGCCTCCACGTCATCGTGGGCGATGCCAACATGGCCGAGCTCTCGACCTATCTGAAGATCGGCACCATGGCGATCGTGCTCGATCTGGTGGAAGCGGGCGCGACCCTGCCGAAGATCGAGCTGGAGGACCCGGTCCGAGCCATCAAACAGGTCTCGAGAGACCTCACGATCAGGGAGACGCTGCGGCTCGCCGGCGGGCAGGCGACGACGGCCCTGGCGATCCAGCGCGGGTACCTCAAGGCGGCGATGGACTTTTATGCTTGCCACGATCTGCCTCAAGTAACCAAGGACGTGCTCGTTCGCTGGGAAGAAGTGCTCGACAAGCTGGAGCGCGACCCGCGCTCGCTCGTTCGGGAGCTGGATTGGGTGGCCAAGCGCCACCTGATGGAATCCTACATGGAGCGCAAGGGCTGCGGGTGGAGCGATCCACGCATCCGTCTCATGGACCTTCAATACCACGATGTCCGGCCCGACAAGGGTCTGTATTACACCCTCGAGCGCAGCCATATGATCGAACGCATCGTGCAGGACGTGGAAATCTCGCGGGCGGAGTTCATGCCGCCATCCGGGACCAGAGCCTATTTCCGCGGGCGCTGCGTGGGGAAATATGCCGACTCGATTTACGGCGCGAGCTGGACCTCCGTGCTGTTCGACGTGGGCAACACGACGATCAAGAAGGTGCCGCTGATGGATCCGCTCCGGGGCACCGAGGCGCTCACCGCCGAGCTGATCGAGCAATCGGACAGCGCCGAGGCCCTGCTCGCGAAGTTGAAAGCCTGA